The Candidatus Malacoplasma girerdii genome has a segment encoding these proteins:
- the rpoB gene encoding DNA-directed RNA polymerase subunit beta (RNAP subunit beta) — protein sequence MKNKLSYKNVSYSNLVMRRNFQEIDTNFAEPDLLEMQKASYKDFLENKLESLIGSYFPVKHAKNNKYEVHFKGISFADPLNDEETCRNEEKTYERALYADLSLVNNETGEVKRVKKTKSNLSKGLFVANIPMMTEKGTFIINGIEKFVISQIVRAPGIYILNKSQIKLNNKKKINRGYICELLPNKGRLINFWIDESEQTIKAIMRNSVGDNAPSFPATQLLKAFGLTQDEIRRIFRDNVYILNTLYTEPYNHTNILQDFEIVGYRNDVEKLRNSKENIKGSPIDTKLKNAVVEYEDLFLKRKAIYKRYNTEYEKIHIENDELIQQIKTASGAKKKELQAKLEALQENTYKLFEQLHKVDEKMRSVLDIIITEKAAKDLISQLGISTRSIESYSSSKKNPICYQEVIASHFMDNRKYDLTGAGRHHTQHKLHISDRLYQRIIAEDILYKNGKVFLPKDTLILKEELDKFKDAAQHDELKIFEEVKLNTTTKTLTKNTNFVESVLVYADNDEMDLTTPIIGESTLATPSMSLTLVDFICCMSYTLNLPHNIGQYDDIDHLGNKRLRLIDEQLKAKMQIGMARVEKHIKDKLASISIATANEEQQNKVAKRTTVKTIVNTKPFQLMVKNFFNTYQLTQFVDQQNPLSELSNKRRISAMGDGGISRDDPNLDIRDIHYSHYGRICPIETPEGMNIGLIMSLASFTRIDSNGFLTSPYHKVEKGVIKKDVVWMPPLKENEYIICEATVPHDETGKITADRVVCRYRGNQQEFSAKEIDFADIAPRQAVSIAASVIPFLEHDDTTRALMGANMQRQAVPLIHPYAPIVGTGSEYKIAHDSGLTVVAKNSGVIEKADANKIVVLNDDKKRDTYKLIKYRKSNQDTCINQTPIVEVGQRIEANDTMTDGPAMYNGELALGRNPLVAFTTWNGYNYEDAIVISDRLVKEDVYTSITIEEHTVKCLRTKNGDEEITRDLMNVSEYAKRHLDEDGIIMVGSEVKEGDILVGKMTPRGQSDFSPEEKLLQAIFNSKAKNFRESSLKAPHGGEGIVAKIQRFTISNNDELEDDVIELVKVYIAQKRKIQIGDKMSGRHGNKGCISIVAPAADMPFLADGTPVDICLNPLGVPSRMNIGQVLEINLGLSMRQLAQQKAIELIFTTKNDKECLEQFIINFGLKAEKSKVLIKTIKNYCKLHKITTLEQAKKEIGYNEIFLIIKKAGLEIESLNFKAATPVFSGATMDDVLNNLAEANNEVGDLKRLGKMQLFDGKTGEPFDGLTTVGVMYMMKLDHMVDDKIHARAVGPYSKITQQPLGGKSQNGGQRFGEMEVWALEAYGTAHNLQEILTIKSDDVKGRNQTYNAIVRGLDLPTPGLPETFKLLTKQLQGLCLSMDAIYEDGTVIDINNYSSVSEDEAIKQDDINSIQAIETVNAADEWSDDNF from the coding sequence ATGAAAAATAAATTAAGTTATAAAAATGTGTCTTATTCAAATTTGGTAATGCGTCGTAATTTCCAAGAAATAGACACAAATTTTGCTGAACCAGATTTACTGGAAATGCAAAAAGCCTCTTACAAGGATTTTTTAGAAAATAAACTGGAAAGCTTAATTGGAAGCTATTTCCCAGTTAAACACGCAAAGAACAACAAGTACGAAGTTCACTTCAAAGGGATTTCATTTGCTGATCCATTAAATGATGAAGAAACATGTCGTAATGAAGAAAAGACTTATGAACGTGCACTTTATGCTGATTTATCATTGGTGAACAATGAAACTGGAGAAGTTAAACGTGTAAAGAAAACAAAAAGTAACCTATCGAAGGGATTGTTTGTTGCTAATATTCCAATGATGACTGAAAAAGGAACATTCATCATTAACGGAATTGAAAAATTTGTTATCAGTCAAATTGTTCGAGCTCCCGGAATTTACATCCTTAACAAATCACAAATTAAATTAAATAATAAGAAAAAAATTAATCGTGGTTACATTTGTGAATTATTACCTAACAAAGGAAGATTGATTAATTTCTGAATCGACGAAAGTGAACAAACTATTAAAGCGATTATGCGAAACAGTGTTGGGGATAATGCACCAAGTTTTCCAGCAACACAATTGTTAAAAGCTTTTGGTTTAACACAAGATGAAATTCGTCGTATCTTTCGTGACAATGTGTATATTTTAAATACACTTTATACTGAACCATACAACCACACTAACATTTTACAAGATTTTGAAATTGTTGGTTATCGAAACGATGTTGAAAAATTACGTAATTCAAAAGAAAACATTAAAGGCTCACCAATTGATACAAAACTTAAAAATGCGGTTGTTGAATATGAAGATTTATTCTTAAAACGCAAAGCTATTTATAAACGTTACAATACTGAATATGAAAAAATTCACATTGAAAATGATGAATTAATTCAACAAATTAAAACTGCAAGTGGAGCAAAGAAAAAGGAATTACAAGCAAAACTTGAAGCTTTACAAGAAAACACCTACAAGCTTTTTGAACAACTTCATAAAGTTGACGAAAAGATGCGTAGTGTTTTAGATATTATCATCACTGAAAAAGCAGCAAAAGACTTAATTAGTCAATTAGGAATTTCAACACGAAGTATTGAATCATATTCTTCAAGTAAGAAAAACCCAATTTGTTACCAAGAAGTAATTGCTAGTCACTTCATGGATAACCGAAAATATGATTTAACTGGTGCTGGTCGCCACCATACACAACACAAGTTGCATATTTCTGACCGTTTATATCAACGAATTATTGCTGAAGATATTCTTTATAAAAACGGTAAAGTATTTTTACCAAAAGATACTCTAATTTTAAAAGAAGAATTAGACAAATTTAAAGATGCGGCGCAACACGATGAATTAAAAATATTTGAAGAAGTAAAACTAAATACAACAACAAAAACATTAACAAAAAACACTAACTTTGTTGAATCTGTATTAGTTTATGCTGATAATGATGAAATGGATTTAACTACACCAATTATTGGTGAAAGTACATTAGCAACTCCTAGTATGTCATTAACATTAGTTGATTTCATTTGCTGTATGTCATACACATTAAACTTGCCACACAATATTGGACAATACGATGATATTGACCATTTAGGTAATAAACGTTTACGTTTAATTGATGAACAATTAAAAGCGAAGATGCAGATCGGAATGGCTCGTGTTGAAAAACACATTAAAGATAAATTAGCTTCAATTTCAATTGCCACTGCAAATGAAGAACAACAAAACAAAGTTGCTAAGAGAACAACAGTTAAGACAATTGTTAATACTAAACCATTCCAATTAATGGTAAAAAATTTCTTTAATACATACCAATTAACACAATTTGTTGACCAACAAAACCCATTATCAGAACTTTCTAATAAACGTCGAATTAGTGCAATGGGAGATGGTGGTATTTCGCGTGATGACCCAAACCTAGACATTCGTGACATCCATTATAGCCATTATGGAAGAATTTGTCCAATTGAAACTCCTGAAGGAATGAACATTGGATTAATTATGTCATTAGCTTCATTTACAAGAATTGATTCAAACGGTTTCTTAACTTCTCCATACCACAAAGTAGAAAAAGGGGTTATTAAAAAAGATGTTGTTTGGATGCCACCTTTAAAAGAAAATGAATACATTATTTGTGAAGCAACAGTTCCACATGATGAAACAGGAAAAATTACTGCTGATCGTGTTGTTTGTCGTTATCGTGGTAATCAACAAGAATTTAGTGCTAAAGAAATTGATTTTGCTGATATTGCACCTCGACAAGCTGTATCAATTGCTGCAAGTGTAATTCCTTTCCTTGAACACGACGATACAACAAGAGCCTTAATGGGGGCAAACATGCAACGACAAGCTGTACCGTTAATTCATCCATATGCACCAATTGTCGGAACAGGAAGTGAATATAAAATTGCACACGACTCTGGATTAACAGTTGTTGCCAAAAATTCAGGTGTAATTGAAAAAGCTGATGCAAACAAAATTGTTGTTTTAAATGATGATAAAAAACGTGACACTTACAAATTAATTAAGTATCGCAAGTCAAACCAAGATACATGTATTAACCAAACGCCAATTGTTGAAGTTGGTCAACGCATTGAAGCTAATGACACAATGACTGACGGGCCAGCGATGTACAACGGTGAGTTAGCCCTTGGTCGTAACCCATTAGTAGCATTTACCACATGAAACGGTTATAACTATGAAGATGCAATTGTTATTTCTGATCGATTAGTTAAAGAAGATGTTTATACTTCGATTACAATCGAAGAACATACAGTTAAATGTTTACGAACAAAAAACGGTGATGAAGAAATTACTCGTGATTTAATGAATGTTAGTGAATACGCTAAACGACACTTAGATGAAGATGGAATCATTATGGTCGGAAGTGAAGTTAAAGAAGGCGATATTTTAGTTGGAAAAATGACTCCACGAGGTCAAAGCGATTTCTCTCCAGAAGAAAAATTATTACAAGCAATTTTTAATTCAAAAGCAAAAAATTTCCGCGAATCATCATTAAAAGCACCACATGGTGGTGAAGGAATTGTTGCTAAAATTCAACGATTCACAATCAGTAATAATGATGAACTTGAAGACGATGTAATTGAACTAGTTAAAGTTTATATTGCTCAAAAACGTAAAATTCAAATCGGTGATAAAATGTCTGGTCGACACGGAAACAAGGGATGTATTTCTATTGTTGCTCCAGCTGCAGACATGCCATTCTTGGCTGATGGAACTCCAGTTGATATTTGCTTAAATCCATTAGGGGTTCCAAGCCGTATGAACATTGGACAAGTATTGGAAATTAATTTAGGTTTGTCAATGCGTCAACTTGCTCAACAAAAAGCAATTGAATTAATCTTTACAACTAAAAATGATAAAGAATGTCTTGAACAATTTATTATTAATTTTGGTTTAAAAGCTGAAAAATCAAAAGTGTTAATCAAAACTATCAAAAATTACTGCAAACTACATAAAATTACAACACTTGAACAAGCTAAAAAAGAAATCGGTTACAATGAAATTTTCTTAATTATTAAAAAAGCTGGTTTAGAAATTGAAAGTTTAAACTTCAAAGCTGCTACACCTGTATTTAGTGGGGCTACTATGGATGATGTTTTAAATAATTTGGCTGAAGCTAATAATGAAGTTGGCGATTTAAAACGTCTTGGCAAGATGCAACTATTTGATGGAAAAACTGGTGAACCATTTGATGGTTTAACAACTGTTGGAGTAATGTATATGATGAAACTTGACCACATGGTTGATGATAAAATTCATGCCCGAGCTGTTGGACCTTATAGTAAGATTACTCAACAACCACTTGGTGGCAAGAGTCAAAACGGTGGTCAAAGATTTGGGGAAATGGAAGTATGAGCACTTGAAGCATACGGAACAGCCCACAACTTACAAGAAATTTTAACAATTAAATCTGATGATGTTAAAGGTCGAAACCAAACATACAATGCAATTGTTCGTGGTTTAGATTTACCAACACCTGGATTACCAGAAACATTTAAATTATTAACAAAACAATTACAAGGATTATGTTTATCAATGGATGCAATCTATGAAGATGGTACTGTCATTGATATTAATAATTACAGTTCAGTTAGTGAAGATGAAGCAATTAAACAAGATGATATTAATTCTATTCAAGCAATTGAAACTGTAAATGCAGCTGATGAATGAAGTGATGATAACTTCTAA